From a single Mesorhizobium shangrilense genomic region:
- the rfbD gene encoding dTDP-4-dehydrorhamnose reductase: MRIVVTGREGQVARSLLEAAQLRKGVEVIAVGRPQLDLARPDGVAEALEASRPDLVVSAAAYTAVDQAEDEPEAAFAVNAVGAGKVAEATARLGVPIIHLSTDYVFDGTADRAYVETDPTAPCSVYGASKLAGEQAVAVYNPRHLILRTAWIYSPFGKNFVKTILRLATERDEIAVVADQWGNPTSALDIADAILCAAAMLGGEGSFSAFGTYHLAGTGETNWSGFARCILDTSKALGGPKARVRDIATADYPTRAQRPANSRLASAKFAATFGWRAPDWRKSTDIVARHIFNRS; encoded by the coding sequence GTGAGGATTGTCGTCACCGGACGAGAGGGGCAAGTCGCCAGAAGCCTGCTGGAAGCCGCGCAACTGCGGAAAGGCGTGGAGGTCATCGCCGTCGGCCGGCCGCAACTCGATCTGGCGAGGCCTGACGGCGTGGCCGAAGCGCTCGAGGCGTCTCGGCCGGATCTTGTCGTCTCGGCCGCTGCCTATACGGCGGTGGACCAGGCGGAGGACGAGCCCGAAGCAGCCTTTGCCGTGAATGCGGTCGGCGCCGGCAAGGTTGCCGAGGCGACAGCGCGCCTTGGCGTTCCCATCATTCATCTGTCGACCGACTATGTCTTCGACGGCACTGCCGACCGCGCCTATGTGGAAACCGACCCGACCGCCCCATGCAGCGTCTATGGCGCCTCCAAGCTGGCGGGCGAACAGGCAGTCGCGGTGTACAATCCTCGCCATCTGATCCTGCGTACGGCATGGATCTACAGCCCGTTCGGCAAGAATTTCGTGAAGACCATCCTGCGGCTCGCCACCGAGCGGGACGAGATAGCGGTGGTGGCCGACCAATGGGGAAATCCGACGTCGGCTCTGGATATCGCCGACGCGATCCTCTGCGCCGCGGCGATGCTTGGCGGTGAGGGGAGCTTCAGCGCGTTTGGCACCTACCATTTGGCAGGCACAGGCGAGACAAACTGGAGCGGCTTTGCGCGCTGCATCCTTGATACGAGCAAGGCGCTTGGTGGGCCTAAGGCGCGGGTGCGCGATATCGCCACGGCAGACTATCCGACTCGTGCGCAACGCCCCGCCAATTCGCGGCTTGCCAGCGCAAAGTTCGCAGCCACGTTCGGGTGGAGAGCGCCGGATTGGCGCAAGTCGACGGACATCGTGGCACGTCACATTTTTAACCGCAGTTAG
- the rfbB gene encoding dTDP-glucose 4,6-dehydratase, which translates to MNFLVTGGAGFIGSAVCRHLCANPGYNVTNLDKLTYAGNLASLRPIENAHNYRFEHADICDDRSVLEILHRHDIDIVMHLAAESHVDRSIDGPGTFIETNIVGTYRLLNSALQYWRGLSDERKGRFRFHHVSTDEVFGDLPFDSGVFTEETPYAPSSPYSASKAASDHLVRAWHDTYGLPVVLSNCSNNYGPFHFPEKLIPLVILNALDEKPLPVYGAGANVRDWLFVEDHARALAMVATRGMVGESYNVGGGSERTNLEVVETICDLLDRKRPRASGRRYRELITFVTDRPGHDRRYAIDASKIGRDLGWTPRETFDSGLARTVDWYLQNEWWWGPIRRERYAGERLGEARKGAA; encoded by the coding sequence ATGAATTTCCTGGTTACCGGAGGCGCCGGCTTTATTGGTTCGGCCGTGTGCCGGCATTTGTGCGCCAATCCAGGCTACAACGTCACCAATCTCGACAAGCTCACCTATGCGGGAAATCTTGCCTCGCTGCGGCCAATCGAGAATGCGCACAATTACCGGTTCGAGCATGCCGACATTTGCGATGACAGGAGTGTCCTCGAGATACTGCATCGCCACGACATCGACATCGTGATGCATCTCGCCGCCGAGAGCCATGTCGATCGGTCGATCGACGGGCCGGGCACGTTCATCGAGACCAACATTGTCGGGACTTACCGGCTGCTCAACTCTGCGCTGCAATATTGGCGCGGGTTGTCCGACGAGCGAAAAGGCCGCTTTCGCTTCCATCATGTCTCGACCGACGAGGTGTTCGGCGATCTGCCTTTCGATAGCGGCGTCTTCACCGAAGAGACGCCCTATGCGCCGTCCTCGCCCTATTCCGCGTCAAAGGCGGCGTCCGATCATCTGGTTCGCGCCTGGCATGACACCTATGGCCTGCCGGTCGTACTGTCGAACTGCTCTAACAATTATGGTCCATTCCATTTTCCCGAAAAACTGATCCCGCTCGTCATCCTGAACGCGCTCGACGAGAAGCCGCTGCCGGTCTATGGCGCGGGCGCCAATGTGCGCGACTGGCTTTTCGTCGAGGACCATGCGCGCGCCTTGGCGATGGTCGCGACGCGTGGCATGGTGGGCGAGAGCTACAATGTCGGCGGCGGTTCGGAGCGCACCAACCTTGAGGTGGTGGAAACCATCTGCGATCTTCTCGACCGCAAGCGGCCGCGCGCCAGCGGCAGGCGCTATCGCGAACTCATCACCTTCGTGACGGATCGCCCCGGCCACGACCGTCGCTATGCGATCGATGCGTCCAAGATAGGCCGGGATCTCGGCTGGACGCCGCGGGAAACCTTCGACAGCGGCCTTGCCAGGACGGTCGACTGGTATCTCCAGAACGAGTGGTGGTGGGGGCCGATACGGCGCGAGCGTTACGCCGGCGAGCGGCTGGGCGAAGCGCGAAAGGGCGCCGCGTGA
- the rfbC gene encoding dTDP-4-dehydrorhamnose 3,5-epimerase — translation MLEVRPLGLDGVLEIMPKRFGDARGFFVETYNAQRFSEAGIDLHFVQDNHSYSAAAGVLRGLHYQLPPRAQDKLVRVIRGRILDVAVDIRKGSGTFGKWVALEVSAEKGNQILVPKGFAHGFVTLVPDTEVLYKVTDTYSPEHDRSIRFDDATIGIDWPSLAGGFQLSDKDLRAPTLDATEVFA, via the coding sequence GTGCTGGAAGTCAGGCCTCTTGGTCTCGACGGCGTGCTGGAAATCATGCCGAAGCGGTTCGGCGATGCTCGTGGGTTCTTCGTCGAAACCTATAATGCCCAGCGGTTTTCGGAGGCGGGCATCGACCTGCATTTCGTCCAGGACAATCACTCCTATTCCGCCGCTGCGGGCGTGCTGAGGGGGCTTCATTATCAGCTCCCGCCGCGCGCGCAGGACAAGCTTGTCCGCGTCATCCGCGGCAGGATTCTCGATGTTGCGGTCGATATTCGCAAGGGCTCGGGAACCTTTGGAAAATGGGTGGCGCTAGAGGTCTCCGCCGAGAAAGGCAACCAGATCCTGGTGCCCAAGGGCTTCGCGCACGGCTTCGTGACGCTCGTGCCGGACACCGAGGTTCTGTATAAGGTCACCGACACCTATTCGCCGGAGCATGACCGGTCGATCCGTTTCGACGATGCCACCATCGGCATCGACTGGCCTTCGCTGGCTGGCGGCTTTCAGCTTTCGGACAAGGACCTCAGGGCGCCAACGCTCGACGCCACCGAGGTGTTCGCATGA
- a CDS encoding class I SAM-dependent methyltransferase, with protein sequence MTELTVSQEIETLRRLASKYLWADERTRSLLEGSGVNLTRADFYSESPTIAEINRSFEYDEAGAQLPVYDDPLIFDVDQMAAFAQSLSPFLTEFNPALGDDGSSRFFWKNDQFSYSDAAALFALVVARRPKTIIEIGSGHSTRLSSEALGVAGGGRIICIDPEPRAEITNLPGVEFIRRPVQSVPPSFFRDTVVPGDFVFYDGSHTIKSGSDTVFFYLNILPYLPAGTLVHAHDVSLPFAAPKANLTLSRMNWGEQYILMAHLHNRARYKVLLANALLRKQRPEALQNLMNGKFEPGGQSLWYEVIGDHPIASA encoded by the coding sequence ATGACTGAATTAACTGTTTCCCAAGAGATCGAGACGCTTCGGCGTTTGGCGTCAAAATACTTATGGGCGGATGAGCGAACCAGGTCTCTATTGGAAGGCAGCGGCGTCAATTTGACCAGGGCCGACTTCTATTCCGAATCTCCAACGATTGCCGAGATCAACCGATCCTTCGAGTACGATGAGGCCGGCGCACAGCTTCCGGTATATGACGATCCCTTGATTTTTGACGTCGACCAGATGGCTGCCTTTGCCCAGTCGCTGTCGCCGTTCTTGACAGAATTCAACCCGGCTCTGGGCGACGATGGCAGCTCACGTTTCTTTTGGAAAAATGATCAGTTCAGCTACTCAGACGCTGCTGCGCTCTTTGCGCTAGTTGTAGCGCGCCGTCCGAAAACGATTATTGAGATCGGATCTGGGCACAGTACTCGGCTATCGAGTGAGGCACTCGGAGTGGCTGGCGGCGGCCGAATCATCTGCATCGATCCGGAGCCCCGCGCCGAGATCACAAACTTGCCAGGCGTCGAATTTATTCGAAGGCCGGTCCAATCGGTCCCTCCAAGCTTCTTCCGCGATACGGTCGTTCCCGGTGATTTCGTTTTCTATGACGGATCTCATACCATCAAGTCTGGTAGTGATACGGTGTTTTTCTATCTGAATATTCTACCTTATTTGCCGGCTGGAACGCTGGTGCACGCGCACGACGTTAGCCTGCCATTTGCAGCGCCGAAGGCCAACTTGACGCTGAGCAGGATGAACTGGGGCGAACAATACATCCTAATGGCTCACCTCCATAATCGAGCCCGCTACAAGGTGCTCTTGGCCAATGCGCTTCTGCGGAAGCAGCGCCCCGAGGCTCTCCAAAACCTCATGAACGGCAAGTTCGAGCCCGGCGGGCAGAGCCTCTGGTATGAGGTAATAGGCGATCATCCAATCGCATCCGCGTGA
- a CDS encoding sulfotransferase family 2 domain-containing protein, translated as MCRYPEYGGDEGNCLKAAAAKVLPEYTAMIISHAHRFVLFSPWKTASSTCNDRLQIYNESRYSRFFYFNTYLKRVVHQHITVAEFKSLPESHLGYITASFVRNPYDRAYSGFKQIQRDIANQPQAEYEHEWIRELVKCQLCENHKRIIDSGYDFNKWIMLIPEYEVIDVGRNTNMPLHPATYWTHFDEEQYVDFIGKVETFEEDFGRFCQFTGLGTPARINGNVTDLSITDKHGYRYISKMSHRAIGRINEMFRNDFELLGYERVS; from the coding sequence TTGTGCCGCTATCCCGAATATGGCGGCGACGAGGGCAACTGCCTGAAGGCGGCTGCTGCAAAGGTTCTCCCAGAGTACACGGCAATGATTATATCTCACGCGCACAGATTTGTGTTGTTTTCACCGTGGAAGACCGCGAGTTCCACCTGCAACGACAGGCTCCAGATTTACAACGAAAGCAGATATAGTCGTTTCTTTTATTTTAACACATATCTAAAAAGAGTGGTCCATCAACACATAACAGTAGCAGAATTCAAATCCCTTCCGGAAAGTCATCTAGGCTACATAACTGCCTCTTTTGTACGAAACCCTTACGACAGGGCATATTCGGGATTCAAGCAAATACAACGAGACATCGCCAATCAACCGCAAGCCGAGTATGAACATGAATGGATAAGGGAGCTTGTAAAATGCCAGTTATGCGAGAACCATAAGCGCATTATTGACTCAGGCTATGATTTTAATAAATGGATTATGCTTATACCAGAATATGAAGTAATCGATGTCGGGCGTAATACCAATATGCCGCTACACCCAGCCACCTATTGGACACATTTTGATGAAGAGCAATATGTAGACTTCATAGGAAAGGTGGAGACGTTCGAGGAGGATTTTGGCCGCTTTTGTCAATTCACCGGTTTGGGTACGCCCGCGCGGATAAATGGAAATGTTACAGATTTATCAATTACCGACAAGCACGGGTACAGGTATATTTCAAAAATGTCTCACCGTGCGATTGGCAGGATAAATGAAATGTTCAGAAACGATTTTGAGCTTCTCGGGTACGAGAGGGTTTCGTAG
- a CDS encoding class I SAM-dependent methyltransferase codes for MSETTPPMAFTGERFVPEEQGNIELEHLHRYLMAANLVAGKVVLDIACGEGYGSDLMATKARRVIGVDLSAEAVEHAQLRYKRDNLQFKHGDCANIPLPDHSIDVIVSFETIEHHDQHEESFREFKRVLKPGGSLLISSPDKKYYSDRRNFVNKYHVKELYEHEFKRLVARHFRTVSFYSQRIVFGSLLLPLSSAAPARSYIYANKEIATAPGVYEPLYLLALASDEEISSLEASVLEQPINDTEIIRSWEQVMAERDAEVDHLRLQVKISKEALQNKQHENQDLLQRLSDSERQIEVERRNLTEEAGVLRRINSELTFQNQRMSDSKSWRITAPLREVNGNIHRLVPKMLGISGGHDLSLQMGMKNALRYLFRGDFRGLIGRVRSYRRQARAMEAHSKLGQTGTVWGILTTPHTVFIAHCISERLAAHGIASEVLTSPPAVFSHDFYVVLCAQMFDRLPPGEKRVLFQLEQSVSSRWFTNDYLAALEESVAVLDYSLVNIEFLVEKGIAYPHVFYLPIGTSLDRPNVIALAEKKYDFLFYGDYYSSPRREKMLEVLKQHFNVKLCNDVFGEDMHALIRKARAVVNIHYYENALLEMPRIQECLSQGVPVISEEAQDQDDYPELRGAVQFFKQNSTEDMLRACREFLKSSEGTTRRVAQSVEASGHRFTFMLDRFLVAIGVLPADSALKKAIYLPAEKRQIALSMPETIKRRRMFVSEKPDNCALFDGIRNVRGWIGCGSSYSALARHARAANARDLIVFEDDVLFREDHAARMETIEKYLEATDHWDIFSGMIASAHPNTRVFGVEERGGMTFVKLDRMTSMVFNIYNRRAIRLLSDWDPNNTDVDTNAIDRYLENQEDLRVVVTLPFLVGHREDVSSTLWGFQNDRYSNMIIEAEETIRALADRWLAEQGRESAISVDQEISAL; via the coding sequence ATGTCCGAGACGACCCCCCCTATGGCCTTTACCGGTGAACGTTTTGTCCCGGAAGAGCAGGGCAATATCGAGTTAGAACACCTGCACCGCTATCTAATGGCGGCAAACCTCGTTGCCGGAAAGGTCGTTCTCGATATCGCCTGTGGCGAAGGGTACGGTAGCGATCTGATGGCTACGAAAGCGCGCCGTGTGATCGGTGTCGATCTCTCGGCTGAGGCAGTAGAACACGCGCAGCTTCGGTACAAGCGCGACAATCTCCAATTCAAGCATGGAGACTGTGCCAATATCCCACTCCCAGATCATTCGATCGACGTTATCGTGAGCTTTGAGACAATAGAGCACCATGACCAGCACGAGGAATCTTTCCGAGAGTTCAAGCGAGTCCTCAAGCCGGGTGGTTCTTTGCTGATTTCCAGCCCGGACAAAAAGTATTATTCGGATAGACGGAATTTCGTGAATAAATACCACGTCAAGGAATTGTATGAGCATGAATTCAAGCGCCTCGTCGCGCGACATTTCCGAACCGTCAGCTTCTACTCCCAGAGAATAGTATTCGGGTCGCTGCTGCTTCCGCTATCCTCTGCGGCGCCAGCTCGGAGTTACATTTACGCCAACAAGGAAATCGCCACAGCTCCAGGCGTGTATGAACCTTTGTATCTTCTGGCTCTGGCATCCGACGAAGAGATCAGTTCGCTCGAGGCTAGCGTGCTGGAGCAGCCGATCAACGATACCGAGATCATTCGATCGTGGGAACAGGTGATGGCTGAACGTGACGCCGAGGTAGATCACCTTCGACTGCAGGTCAAGATCAGCAAGGAGGCGTTGCAAAACAAACAGCATGAAAATCAGGATTTGCTGCAGAGACTTTCGGATTCGGAGCGTCAAATAGAAGTTGAAAGGCGGAATCTTACCGAAGAGGCTGGTGTGCTTCGCCGTATAAACAGCGAATTGACGTTTCAAAATCAGAGAATGTCAGACTCAAAATCTTGGAGAATTACAGCGCCGCTGCGAGAAGTGAATGGAAACATTCATCGATTGGTGCCGAAGATGCTTGGCATATCCGGCGGGCACGACCTCAGTCTGCAGATGGGCATGAAGAATGCACTTCGGTATCTGTTCCGTGGTGATTTCCGAGGGCTCATCGGTCGGGTGCGGAGCTACCGTCGGCAGGCGCGGGCAATGGAGGCGCATAGCAAGCTTGGACAGACGGGTACCGTTTGGGGCATCCTGACCACACCGCATACGGTTTTCATCGCTCATTGTATCTCGGAGCGTTTGGCCGCCCATGGCATTGCGAGCGAGGTCCTGACGTCCCCGCCAGCAGTATTCTCACATGATTTCTATGTCGTTCTCTGCGCGCAAATGTTTGATCGCTTGCCTCCGGGTGAAAAGCGGGTCTTGTTCCAATTGGAGCAGTCAGTAAGCTCACGCTGGTTCACGAATGATTACCTGGCGGCACTTGAGGAATCTGTTGCGGTGCTCGATTACTCTCTTGTTAACATCGAGTTCTTGGTGGAAAAGGGGATCGCTTACCCGCATGTGTTCTATCTACCGATCGGTACATCGCTTGATCGCCCCAATGTGATAGCGCTGGCGGAGAAGAAATATGATTTCCTATTCTATGGCGATTACTATAGCTCTCCAAGGCGCGAGAAGATGCTTGAGGTGTTGAAGCAGCATTTCAACGTCAAGCTATGCAATGACGTCTTTGGCGAGGATATGCATGCGCTGATCCGCAAGGCGCGTGCCGTCGTCAACATCCACTATTACGAGAATGCTCTTCTCGAGATGCCGCGTATCCAAGAGTGCCTCTCGCAGGGCGTTCCAGTTATCTCCGAGGAAGCGCAGGACCAGGACGACTACCCGGAGTTGCGCGGAGCGGTCCAGTTCTTCAAGCAAAATTCCACCGAAGACATGCTTCGTGCCTGCCGTGAATTCTTGAAAAGCAGCGAAGGGACAACACGAAGGGTTGCTCAGTCCGTGGAGGCCAGCGGGCATCGGTTCACTTTCATGCTGGATCGCTTCCTGGTAGCGATTGGCGTACTTCCAGCAGATTCGGCGTTGAAGAAAGCTATCTATCTGCCTGCGGAAAAACGTCAGATAGCGCTTTCCATGCCGGAAACAATCAAGCGGCGGCGCATGTTTGTCAGCGAGAAGCCGGACAACTGCGCCTTGTTCGACGGCATCAGGAACGTTAGAGGCTGGATCGGTTGCGGATCAAGCTATAGTGCCCTTGCGAGGCATGCTCGCGCTGCCAATGCCAGGGATCTGATCGTTTTCGAAGACGATGTTCTGTTCCGCGAGGATCACGCTGCGAGGATGGAGACGATCGAGAAGTACCTCGAGGCAACGGATCATTGGGACATCTTCTCCGGTATGATTGCCTCAGCCCATCCGAACACAAGGGTGTTTGGTGTCGAGGAACGAGGCGGCATGACCTTTGTCAAGCTCGACCGCATGACGAGCATGGTGTTCAACATCTACAACCGCCGCGCTATCCGTCTTCTGTCTGATTGGGATCCGAACAATACGGATGTCGACACGAATGCCATCGACCGTTATCTGGAGAATCAGGAGGATCTGCGTGTCGTTGTCACGCTACCCTTCCTTGTCGGTCACCGGGAGGACGTCTCTTCGACACTCTGGGGTTTCCAGAATGACCGCTACTCAAATATGATTATCGAGGCGGAGGAGACAATTCGAGCGCTGGCTGATCGTTGGCTCGCGGAACAGGGAAGAGAATCCGCCATCTCTGTAGACCAGGAGATAAGCGCCCTGTGA